A stretch of the Vibrio stylophorae genome encodes the following:
- a CDS encoding alpha/beta fold hydrolase, whose protein sequence is MSSAVTPSLLFHKCYHHPESKEWVVLIHGAGGSSSIWFKQLKAYRESFNILLLDLRGHGRSNNLVDEILARRYTFKAVTKDIIQLLNHLKIESAHFVGISLGTLIIRTLAELDPRRVKSMVMGGAITRMNIRSQALIRVGNLFKDVLPYMWLYRLFAYIIMPRKNHRESRNLFIREAKKLCQKEFKRWFKLATDINPMMRCFKERESTIPTLYIMGAHDYMFLKPVKEMVSIHRNSQLLEIANCGHVCNVEQPDVFNRESINFIKASY, encoded by the coding sequence ATGTCGTCAGCAGTAACCCCCTCTCTTCTTTTCCATAAATGCTACCACCATCCAGAGTCCAAAGAATGGGTTGTCTTAATCCATGGCGCCGGCGGTAGTTCATCAATATGGTTTAAGCAGCTCAAAGCCTATCGAGAAAGCTTTAATATTCTATTGCTTGATTTACGTGGCCATGGTCGCTCAAATAATTTAGTGGATGAAATCCTAGCGCGGCGTTATACCTTTAAGGCCGTGACCAAAGATATTATTCAACTGCTAAATCATCTGAAGATTGAATCTGCGCACTTTGTTGGTATTTCGCTGGGTACATTAATTATTCGTACGCTTGCTGAGCTTGATCCGCGTCGCGTGAAGTCCATGGTGATGGGAGGGGCGATTACAAGGATGAATATTCGTTCGCAAGCACTGATTCGTGTGGGTAACCTGTTTAAAGATGTGCTGCCCTATATGTGGCTATATCGTCTCTTTGCATACATCATCATGCCTCGAAAAAATCATCGCGAGTCGCGAAATCTATTTATTCGAGAAGCGAAAAAGCTGTGTCAAAAAGAGTTTAAACGCTGGTTTAAATTGGCAACGGATATCAATCCGATGATGCGATGTTTTAAAGAGCGAGAGTCGACCATTCCAACGCTCTATATTATGGGCGCACATGACTATATGTTTTTGAAACCGGTCAAAGAGATGGTCTCCATTCACCGGAATAGTCAGCTGCTAGAGATCGCCAACTGCGGTCATGTATGTAATGTTGAGCAGCCTGATGTGTTTAACCGCGAAAGTATTAACTTTATCAAAGCCAGTTATTAA
- a CDS encoding DUF342 domain-containing protein, with protein MGLASLISITDDRSQVQLAIGPVSSPICEEDILTQLRNLNCFTYFQFGHEIKRAVSSINKLEPDSKVMGAVVIAERRDATLVIKAEQGGMQASVTVIGACGGAHISFQQLLIALKSNGIVRGITRRLAERFVKDAQQLFPGEKHTQLIAKGKLPIDGEDAKFVPSVLDLKERILRPKALENGKVDMRDLGAIATVTEGTELMRRYPPTDGVPGYKVTGDVLEAKPGQMKAFQIFAGSEIDAKDENRLISTRSGLPVIKDKGVEVEEALVLKNVDISTGHLHFEGSILVSGDIQPGMKVTASGSVSVGGFVESAEIKAQGHVIIGKGVIGRLNKDEQTYSCEIESGGEIAGVFAQYTKMSAQGNIHFTSQVLHCDIHTRGKVIVSDQNRRNGTLSGGQITSFLGVDVINLGSASGTETLLICGEQIAALRVQSQQLQSQLDESHQKFMQVKQAAKKLLLLQRDQRPDEMVNKLKQSHLLLSEQSNILRLELGQVREAMDASFKSVMIYVRNRLYPGVNVGFDQDELRITQERSPSIIHYHGQKVMLSPLLSSQ; from the coding sequence ATGGGTTTAGCTTCACTGATTTCGATCACTGATGATAGAAGCCAAGTTCAATTGGCTATTGGTCCTGTATCGTCCCCGATTTGTGAAGAAGATATTCTCACTCAGCTTCGTAATCTTAACTGCTTTACCTACTTTCAATTTGGGCATGAAATTAAACGTGCCGTCTCCAGCATTAATAAATTAGAGCCTGATAGCAAAGTGATGGGTGCTGTGGTGATCGCAGAGCGTCGTGATGCCACTTTGGTGATTAAAGCTGAGCAAGGCGGTATGCAAGCTAGTGTGACTGTGATTGGTGCCTGTGGCGGCGCACATATTAGCTTTCAGCAACTTTTAATTGCGCTGAAAAGTAATGGCATCGTTCGTGGCATTACCCGTCGACTGGCAGAACGTTTTGTCAAAGATGCGCAGCAGCTCTTTCCCGGCGAAAAACACACCCAGTTGATTGCCAAAGGCAAATTACCTATCGATGGTGAGGATGCCAAATTTGTACCTTCTGTGCTGGATTTAAAAGAGCGCATTCTCAGACCTAAAGCGCTGGAAAACGGCAAAGTGGACATGCGCGATCTTGGTGCGATAGCGACTGTCACTGAAGGCACTGAGCTGATGCGCCGTTACCCACCCACTGACGGTGTTCCTGGCTATAAGGTCACTGGCGATGTGTTGGAAGCTAAACCAGGACAGATGAAAGCGTTTCAGATTTTTGCTGGTAGTGAAATTGATGCCAAGGATGAAAACCGCCTCATTTCAACACGTAGTGGCTTGCCTGTCATTAAAGATAAAGGCGTGGAAGTCGAAGAGGCATTAGTGCTGAAAAATGTTGATATCAGCACGGGTCACTTACATTTTGAAGGTAGCATTCTTGTCTCTGGTGACATTCAGCCCGGTATGAAGGTGACAGCGTCTGGTAGTGTCAGTGTCGGCGGTTTCGTTGAGTCAGCTGAAATTAAAGCGCAGGGACATGTCATTATCGGTAAAGGCGTGATTGGTCGTCTGAATAAAGATGAGCAAACCTATAGCTGTGAGATTGAGTCTGGTGGTGAAATTGCTGGCGTATTTGCGCAATACACAAAAATGAGCGCGCAAGGCAATATTCATTTCACTAGCCAAGTGTTGCATTGTGATATTCATACGCGTGGTAAGGTGATTGTCAGCGATCAGAATCGTCGCAATGGCACATTAAGCGGTGGTCAAATTACCTCATTTCTCGGTGTTGATGTGATTAATTTAGGCTCAGCATCGGGTACTGAAACGCTACTGATTTGCGGTGAACAAATTGCTGCTTTGCGAGTCCAGTCCCAGCAGCTTCAGTCTCAGCTCGATGAATCCCATCAAAAATTTATGCAGGTTAAACAGGCGGCGAAAAAATTGCTCCTGTTACAGCGTGATCAACGCCCCGATGAGATGGTCAACAAATTGAAGCAAAGTCATCTATTATTGAGCGAGCAATCGAACATACTGCGACTGGAGTTAGGGCAAGTTCGAGAGGCGATGGATGCGAGCTTTAAGAGCGTGATGATATATGTGCGCAACCGCCTTTACCCTGGCGTGAATGTCGGGTTTGATCAGGATGAATTGCGGATTACACAAGAGCGTAGCCCTAGTATTATCCATTATCATGGGCAAAAGGTGATGTTGTCGCCATTGTTATCAAGTCAATAG